A stretch of Saccharothrix texasensis DNA encodes these proteins:
- a CDS encoding serine/threonine-protein kinase, producing MDPADDLLAWAPPPGSSGAAPAVALPGYRDFRLVAHGGEGTVYRATQEGLDRDVAVKVLDVTDQDTVTRFHRELEITVRLGRQHPHIVTVLDTGVIGGRPCIVMEYHDLGSLHDRLRERGPLPVHEVVAAGIAVADALSFAHDQGILHRDVKPQNILVLPTSYVLADFGIARGADAAHTASLQLVSYRHAAPQMVDGRPPAAADDLWSLGSTLFTLLDGQPPFASADPGEDTMLAYLGRVREAQPRSLLRRDVPVELVAIILRCLRKAREERFPDAAALRAALASVPTWSPQSTVDPEHTAAVRHVTPERYPEGPTELPDFGPKPVLDSAPEPIAAAPEPAKTWTEDLADLTVRHHTERRPPVPPPAPPLVELPEPPPSRPRRSWKLAGASAVFVGVAVGVALSLPGRSEQVASPPSTATTTTTTTAVTTTSATAGLPPGGDPRFTPVLKRLEDDGDRIELFWTDPSEGNAQFVVVDMTGPAPKPLVTVAAGATSHVLEDLEPKAPQYCFQVLAIGLDDPATQRGASARTCAVRNG from the coding sequence GTGGACCCCGCCGACGACCTGCTGGCCTGGGCGCCCCCGCCCGGTTCGAGCGGCGCGGCGCCGGCCGTCGCGCTGCCGGGCTACCGCGACTTCCGGCTCGTCGCGCACGGCGGCGAGGGCACCGTGTACCGGGCCACGCAGGAAGGGCTCGACCGCGACGTCGCGGTGAAGGTGCTGGACGTGACCGACCAGGACACGGTCACCCGGTTCCACCGCGAGCTGGAGATCACCGTCCGGCTGGGCCGCCAGCACCCGCACATCGTGACCGTGCTCGACACCGGCGTGATCGGCGGCCGGCCGTGCATCGTGATGGAGTACCACGACCTCGGGTCGCTGCACGACCGGTTGCGGGAGCGCGGGCCGCTGCCCGTGCACGAGGTGGTCGCGGCCGGGATCGCGGTCGCCGACGCGCTGTCGTTCGCGCACGACCAGGGCATCCTGCACCGCGACGTGAAGCCGCAGAACATCCTGGTGCTGCCCACCTCCTACGTGCTGGCCGACTTCGGCATCGCGCGCGGCGCGGACGCGGCGCACACCGCGTCGTTGCAGCTGGTGAGCTACCGGCACGCCGCGCCGCAGATGGTGGACGGCCGCCCGCCCGCCGCCGCCGACGACCTGTGGTCGCTGGGCTCGACGCTGTTCACGCTGCTGGACGGCCAACCGCCGTTCGCGTCGGCCGACCCCGGCGAGGACACCATGCTCGCCTACCTCGGCCGGGTGCGCGAGGCGCAGCCGAGGTCGCTGCTGCGGCGGGACGTGCCGGTCGAGCTGGTGGCGATCATCCTGCGGTGCCTGCGCAAGGCGCGGGAGGAGCGGTTCCCCGACGCCGCCGCGCTGCGCGCCGCGCTGGCGTCGGTGCCGACGTGGTCGCCGCAGTCCACCGTGGACCCGGAGCACACCGCGGCGGTGCGGCACGTGACGCCGGAGCGCTACCCGGAGGGCCCGACCGAGCTGCCGGACTTCGGTCCGAAGCCGGTGCTCGACAGCGCGCCGGAACCGATCGCCGCCGCGCCGGAGCCGGCGAAGACGTGGACCGAGGACCTGGCCGACCTGACCGTCCGGCACCACACCGAGCGCCGTCCGCCCGTGCCGCCGCCCGCGCCGCCGCTGGTGGAGCTGCCGGAGCCGCCGCCGTCGCGGCCACGCCGGTCGTGGAAGCTCGCCGGGGCGAGCGCGGTGTTCGTCGGCGTGGCGGTCGGGGTGGCGTTGAGCCTGCCCGGCCGGTCGGAGCAGGTCGCGTCGCCGCCGTCCACGGCGACGACCACGACCACCACCACGGCCGTCACGACCACCTCCGCGACGGCCGGCCTGCCTCCGGGTGGTGATCCGCGGTTCACGCCGGTGCTCAAGCGGCTGGAGGACGACGGCGACCGGATCGAGCTGTTCTGGACGGACCCGAGCGAGGGCAACGCGCAGTTCGTCGTGGTCGACATGACGGGTCCGGCGCCGAAGCCGTTGGTGACGGTGGCGGCCGGTGCGACGTCGCACGTGCTGGAGGACCTGGAGCCGAAGGCGCCGCAGTACTGCTTCCAGGTGCTCGCGATCGGGCTGGACGACCCGGCCACGCAACGCGGCGCGTCCGCCCGCACGTGCGCCGTGCGCAACGGCTGA
- a CDS encoding transglutaminaseTgpA domain-containing protein — translation MSTAVSAARVGWAALVVVVAALHLGSGWQGFTASLVFAGAAVVAFGCLPLLRWRRVPSGLVVFSLVASALVGGYWVARDTAADSADPLPVLLDLVPRLLTAARPAPATPELLAPGALLVFGVSLVVVLAVAGRGRSLVAPVGGAAVLYTCTALLTAGRADRFGLVAVGLVALAAAGWLVVDRVEAGGRGRVLSGLPAVPVAVVAALAAVLPSGDAFEPRELVEPPVGDLGVASPLPQLASWANLGDTELFRVRGPERAVRLVALSDYSGAAWRAASLYGPIGAVAEPDLPPGARVDEAEVEITVGELGGRWLPTVGRPTGVTLAGAMVDPDSGSLVLREELTPGLSYRVRGVVDVPDDTDLLDAAVPANAGRYLELPGLPYSLAEYARQIVQNARSPYERAVAIEQVVKQGRTPDAQAPVGSSYARLERFLFGGAGEPGANAGTAEQFASAFAVLARAVGLPTRVVVGFQPADGEERVVRGSDATAWPEVYFAGWGWVPFDPVSGVSSGGSSAAQKREVLDRLASVTATPTSTPLSAPPPLVTPSSPVAAQATPAGSQRWIGYAVLGGVPVLILLVLGSARLARRGRLRAGGATGAWAYVLDGLLLAGRTPPADRTAPDIAAGLGSGPAVELARLAEHAAFAPRTPGEIPEADERGGTSAWWLAKQVRGGLRRGVPWYRRVFWAIDPRPLWRR, via the coding sequence GTGAGCACCGCCGTGAGCGCGGCCAGGGTGGGCTGGGCGGCCCTGGTGGTTGTCGTGGCGGCGTTGCACCTGGGGTCGGGGTGGCAGGGGTTCACCGCGTCGCTGGTGTTCGCGGGCGCGGCGGTGGTGGCGTTCGGGTGCCTGCCGTTGTTGCGGTGGCGGCGGGTGCCTTCGGGGCTCGTGGTGTTCTCGCTGGTGGCGTCGGCGCTCGTCGGCGGGTACTGGGTGGCCAGGGACACGGCGGCCGACTCCGCCGACCCGCTGCCCGTGCTGCTGGACCTGGTGCCGCGCCTGCTGACCGCCGCCCGCCCCGCGCCCGCGACGCCCGAGCTGCTGGCGCCGGGCGCGCTGCTGGTGTTCGGGGTGTCCCTGGTCGTGGTGCTGGCGGTGGCGGGGCGCGGGCGGTCGTTGGTGGCGCCGGTGGGTGGTGCGGCGGTGTTGTACACGTGCACGGCGTTGTTGACGGCGGGGCGGGCGGATCGGTTCGGGTTGGTGGCGGTCGGGTTGGTCGCGTTGGCGGCGGCCGGGTGGCTGGTGGTGGACCGGGTGGAGGCGGGCGGCCGGGGGCGGGTGTTGTCGGGGTTGCCGGCGGTGCCGGTGGCGGTGGTGGCGGCGCTCGCGGCGGTTTTGCCGTCCGGTGACGCGTTCGAGCCCCGGGAGTTGGTGGAGCCGCCGGTCGGCGATCTCGGGGTGGCGAGTCCGCTGCCGCAGTTGGCGTCGTGGGCGAACCTGGGCGACACCGAGCTGTTCCGGGTGCGCGGCCCGGAGCGGGCGGTGCGGTTGGTGGCGTTGTCGGACTACTCGGGCGCGGCGTGGCGGGCGGCGTCGCTGTATGGGCCGATCGGGGCCGTCGCGGAACCCGACCTGCCGCCCGGCGCGCGGGTGGACGAGGCCGAGGTGGAGATCACCGTCGGCGAGCTGGGCGGCCGGTGGTTGCCGACGGTCGGGCGGCCGACAGGGGTGACGTTGGCCGGCGCGATGGTCGACCCGGACTCGGGTTCGCTGGTGCTGCGCGAGGAGCTGACACCCGGGTTGTCGTACCGGGTGCGGGGTGTGGTGGACGTGCCCGACGACACGGACCTGCTGGACGCCGCGGTGCCGGCGAACGCGGGCCGGTACCTGGAGCTGCCGGGCCTGCCCTACTCGTTGGCCGAGTACGCGCGGCAGATCGTGCAGAACGCGCGGTCGCCCTACGAGCGGGCCGTGGCGATCGAGCAGGTGGTGAAGCAGGGCCGGACGCCGGACGCGCAGGCGCCGGTCGGATCGTCGTACGCGCGGCTGGAGCGGTTCCTGTTCGGCGGCGCCGGTGAACCGGGCGCGAACGCGGGCACGGCGGAGCAGTTCGCGTCGGCGTTCGCGGTGCTGGCGCGGGCGGTGGGGTTGCCGACCCGGGTGGTCGTCGGCTTCCAACCCGCCGACGGCGAGGAACGCGTGGTGCGCGGCAGCGACGCGACCGCCTGGCCGGAGGTGTACTTCGCCGGGTGGGGCTGGGTGCCGTTCGACCCCGTGTCGGGTGTGTCGTCGGGCGGTTCGAGCGCCGCGCAGAAGCGCGAGGTGCTCGACCGGTTGGCGTCGGTCACGGCCACCCCGACGAGCACGCCGCTGTCCGCGCCGCCGCCGTTGGTGACCCCGTCGAGCCCCGTCGCCGCGCAGGCGACGCCCGCCGGGTCGCAGCGGTGGATCGGGTACGCGGTGCTCGGCGGGGTGCCGGTGCTGATCCTGCTGGTGCTCGGGTCGGCGCGGCTGGCGCGGCGCGGGCGCCTGCGCGCCGGGGGCGCGACCGGCGCTTGGGCCTACGTGTTGGACGGGTTGCTGCTGGCGGGGCGGACACCGCCCGCCGACCGGACCGCGCCGGACATCGCGGCGGGCCTGGGGTCCGGGCCGGCGGTGGAGTTGGCGCGGCTGGCCGAGCACGCCGCCTTCGCCCCGAGGACGCCGGGGGAGATCCCGGAAGCCGACGAGCGCGGTGGGACCTCGGCGTGGTGGTTGGCGAAGCAGGTGCGCGGCGGGCTGCGGCGCGGGGTTCCCTGGTACCGCAGGGTGTTCTGGGCGATCGACCCGCGGCCCCTGTGGCGGCGATAG